A stretch of Pseudomonas sp. LS.1a DNA encodes these proteins:
- a CDS encoding circularly permuted type 2 ATP-grasp protein, whose product MSRAFFNEMYETNGSCRPHYQEFARWLANTPLELLEQRRREADLLFHRAGITFTLYGDKQDTERLIPFDIIPRSIRASEWRMVERGCIQRVHALNLFLQDIYHDQRILKAGIIPPEQVLANEGYQIAMQGLGLHRGLYAHIAGVDLVRDGDGSYFVLEDNLRTPSGVSYMLEDRKMMMRLFPELFAAQRIAPIDHYPNLLLDTLKSASPLDNPTAVLLTPGRFNSAYFEHAFLAREMGIELVEGADLFIRDEHVYMRTTAGPQQVDVIYRRLDDDYLDPLSFNPDSMLGVPGLISVYRAGNVVLANAVGTGVADDKSIYPYVDDMIRFYLGEEPVLNNVPTWQCRRPADLSHVLANLPDLVVKETQGSGGYGMLVGPAATSAQIEDFRARIKARPHAYIAQPTLCLSTCPTFVDSGIAPRHIDLRPFVLSGSETRLVPGGLTRVALQEGSLVVNSSQGGGTKDTWVVED is encoded by the coding sequence ATGTCCCGGGCATTTTTCAATGAAATGTACGAAACGAACGGAAGTTGCCGCCCGCATTACCAGGAGTTCGCTCGCTGGTTGGCAAACACCCCATTGGAGTTGCTGGAGCAACGCCGACGCGAAGCCGACCTGCTGTTTCACCGCGCCGGTATCACCTTCACCTTGTACGGTGACAAGCAAGACACCGAGCGCCTGATCCCCTTTGACATCATCCCGCGCAGCATTCGCGCCAGCGAATGGCGCATGGTCGAGCGCGGCTGTATCCAGCGGGTGCACGCCCTGAACCTGTTCCTGCAGGACATCTACCACGACCAGCGCATCCTCAAAGCCGGCATCATCCCGCCGGAGCAAGTGCTGGCCAATGAAGGCTACCAGATCGCCATGCAGGGCCTGGGGCTGCACCGTGGGCTCTATGCCCATATCGCCGGCGTCGACCTGGTCCGCGATGGTGATGGCAGCTACTTCGTGCTGGAGGACAACCTGCGCACCCCCAGCGGGGTCAGCTACATGCTCGAAGACCGCAAGATGATGATGCGACTGTTCCCCGAGCTGTTCGCCGCACAGCGCATCGCCCCGATCGACCACTACCCCAACCTGCTGCTGGACACGCTCAAGAGCGCCAGCCCACTGGACAACCCCACCGCCGTGCTGCTCACACCTGGCCGCTTCAACAGTGCCTATTTCGAGCACGCCTTCCTGGCTCGGGAAATGGGTATCGAACTGGTCGAGGGCGCGGACCTGTTCATCCGTGACGAGCATGTCTACATGCGTACCACCGCCGGTCCGCAGCAGGTGGACGTGATCTATCGCCGCCTGGACGACGATTACCTCGACCCGCTGTCGTTCAACCCTGACTCGATGCTGGGCGTGCCGGGGCTGATCTCGGTATATCGCGCCGGCAACGTGGTGCTGGCCAACGCGGTGGGCACCGGTGTGGCAGATGACAAGTCGATCTACCCGTATGTCGACGACATGATCCGCTTCTATCTGGGTGAAGAACCGGTGCTGAACAACGTCCCTACCTGGCAGTGCCGCAGGCCTGCAGACCTGTCCCATGTCCTGGCCAACCTGCCCGACCTGGTGGTCAAGGAGACGCAGGGTTCCGGTGGCTATGGCATGTTGGTCGGGCCAGCGGCAACCAGCGCACAGATCGAAGACTTCCGCGCCCGCATCAAGGCCCGCCCGCATGCCTACATCGCCCAACCTACCCTGTGCCTGTCCACCTGCCCGACCTTTGTCGACAGCGGCATCGCACCGCGCCACATCGACCTGCGCCCGTTCGTGCTGTCTGGCAGTGAAACCCGACTGGTGCCAGGCGGCCTGACCCGCGTGGCACTTCAGGAGGGCTCGCTGGTAGTCAACTCGTCGCAGGGCGGCGGTACCAAGGACACCTGGGTGGTGGAGGACTGA
- the aroE gene encoding shikimate dehydrogenase, whose protein sequence is MSDRYAVIGRPINHTKSPLIHGLFAQATGQCLEYGAIEGELEGFEAQVLQFRDDGGLGMNITAPFKLRAFELADQRSEAAQLARAANALKFEDGRIVAENFDGIGLLRDIEENLGEPLGNRRVLLLGAGGAVRGALLPFLQAGPSELVLANRDMAKALTLRNELDHPRLRISRYEELEGQSFDIVVNATSASLTGELPPLPEGVLGDTRLAYELAYGKGLTPFLRMAQAQGVARLADGVGMLVEQAAEAFAWWRGVRPETCTVINRLTIPLE, encoded by the coding sequence ATGAGCGACCGCTATGCAGTGATCGGCCGACCGATCAACCACACCAAGTCCCCGTTGATTCATGGCCTGTTCGCCCAGGCCACTGGCCAGTGCCTGGAGTACGGCGCCATCGAGGGCGAACTCGAGGGCTTCGAGGCCCAGGTACTGCAGTTTCGCGATGATGGCGGGTTGGGCATGAACATCACCGCGCCGTTCAAGTTGCGTGCCTTCGAGCTGGCCGACCAGCGCAGCGAGGCCGCCCAGCTGGCGCGGGCGGCCAATGCACTGAAGTTCGAGGATGGCCGTATCGTTGCCGAGAACTTCGACGGCATTGGCTTGTTGCGGGATATCGAGGAAAACCTCGGTGAACCGCTGGGCAATCGACGGGTACTGTTGCTCGGCGCCGGTGGCGCGGTGCGTGGTGCGTTGCTGCCGTTCCTGCAGGCGGGGCCGAGCGAACTGGTGCTCGCCAACCGCGACATGGCCAAGGCGCTCACACTGCGCAACGAGCTGGATCACCCAAGGCTGCGCATCAGCCGTTATGAGGAACTGGAAGGACAGTCCTTTGACATCGTGGTCAACGCCACGTCCGCGAGCCTCACCGGTGAGCTGCCGCCGCTGCCTGAGGGTGTGCTGGGCGACACGCGGCTGGCTTACGAGCTGGCGTATGGCAAAGGCCTGACGCCGTTCCTGCGCATGGCCCAGGCGCAGGGTGTGGCGCGACTGGCCGATGGTGTCGGCATGCTGGTCGAGCAGGCGGCGGAGGCGTTCGCCTGGTGGCGCGGGGTGCGGCCAGAAACCTGCACCGTCATTAATCGCCTGACTATTCCGCTGGAGTAG
- the chrA gene encoding chromate efflux transporter: MVETTSAVNEQPPSQAARKPIGLFEAFLFWLKLGFISFGGPAGQISIMHEELVERRRWISEKRFLHALNYCMVLPGPEAQQLATYIGWLMHRSWGGVIAGVLFVLPSLFILIGLSWVYIAFGEVPVVAGIFYGIKPAVTAIVVHAAHRIGSRALKNGWLWAMAAASFVAIFALNVPFPLIVLVAGIIGYVGGRFAPGKFVIGGGHGAANSSYGPALIDDDTPTPEHARFRVGHLLRLVLIGAVLWALPMGLLTLAFGWAGTLTQMGWFFTKAALLTFGGAYAVLPYVYQGAVAHYGWLSPTQMIDGLALGETTPGPLIMVVAFVGFVGGYVHPVFGAEHPFLAGAVAASLVTWFTFLPSFLFILIGGPLVESTHNEMKFTAPLTGITAAVVGVILNLALFFGYHVLWPKGFGGAFDWPSALIAIAAAVALFRFKRGVIQVLVACALAGLAAHMLRG, translated from the coding sequence ATGGTTGAAACCACCTCCGCAGTAAACGAACAGCCTCCATCGCAAGCTGCTCGCAAGCCGATTGGCTTGTTTGAAGCGTTTCTGTTCTGGCTCAAGCTGGGCTTTATCAGCTTTGGCGGACCTGCCGGGCAGATCTCGATCATGCACGAGGAGTTGGTTGAGCGGCGGCGATGGATCAGCGAGAAGCGATTCCTGCACGCACTGAACTACTGCATGGTGTTGCCAGGCCCTGAGGCACAGCAGCTAGCCACCTACATCGGTTGGCTCATGCACCGCTCCTGGGGTGGGGTGATTGCCGGCGTACTGTTCGTGTTGCCCTCACTGTTCATCCTGATTGGCTTGTCCTGGGTCTACATTGCCTTTGGCGAGGTCCCGGTGGTGGCCGGGATCTTCTATGGCATCAAGCCTGCAGTCACGGCGATCGTCGTTCACGCGGCTCACCGGATTGGCTCGCGCGCGCTGAAGAACGGCTGGCTGTGGGCCATGGCCGCAGCGTCGTTCGTGGCTATCTTCGCTCTCAACGTGCCTTTCCCGCTGATCGTGCTGGTCGCCGGTATCATCGGTTATGTAGGCGGCCGGTTCGCGCCCGGCAAATTCGTGATTGGTGGCGGTCATGGCGCTGCCAATAGCAGTTACGGCCCGGCGCTGATCGACGACGACACACCAACGCCTGAGCATGCGCGTTTTCGGGTGGGGCATTTGCTGCGCCTGGTACTGATCGGCGCGGTACTCTGGGCCTTGCCCATGGGGCTGCTGACACTGGCGTTTGGCTGGGCCGGCACCCTGACGCAAATGGGCTGGTTCTTCACCAAGGCCGCACTTTTGACCTTTGGTGGCGCTTACGCCGTACTGCCCTATGTCTACCAGGGCGCCGTCGCGCACTACGGCTGGCTGTCACCTACCCAGATGATCGATGGTCTCGCCTTGGGGGAAACCACGCCAGGGCCGTTGATCATGGTGGTTGCCTTCGTCGGCTTTGTCGGTGGTTATGTGCATCCAGTGTTTGGCGCGGAGCACCCGTTCCTGGCCGGTGCGGTCGCGGCGAGCCTGGTCACCTGGTTCACCTTCCTGCCGTCCTTTCTCTTCATCCTGATCGGTGGCCCGTTGGTGGAGTCGACCCACAATGAGATGAAGTTCACTGCGCCACTGACTGGCATCACGGCTGCGGTCGTGGGGGTGATCCTCAACCTGGCCCTGTTCTTCGGCTATCACGTGCTCTGGCCAAAGGGTTTCGGCGGGGCGTTCGACTGGCCTTCGGCGCTGATCGCTATTGCTGCTGCAGTGGCCCTGTTCCGCTTCAAGCGTGGCGTGATCCAGGTACTGGTTGCCTGTGCTCTGGCCGGCCTGGCAGCCCACATGCTGCGTGGTTGA
- a CDS encoding transglutaminase family protein — translation MKLSIRHDTTYSYASDVCNSIQFLRLTPRSSERQRINEWQLDLPCKVNGQIDPYGNILHVLTLDKPHGHLALTASGQVEIDPEREQEAGEHSPLPFLRGSHLTQADDALKAFAKRHCGEHRDRAALVGLMQALAEHMPYSPGATSVGTTAIEAFGGAAGVCQDHTHAFLACARSLGIPARYVSGYLCTEDEQHLASHAWAEAWVDDAWYSFDITNRLTRPERHLKLAVGLDYLDACPVRGVRRGGGAESMQASVHVHRQ, via the coding sequence ATGAAACTGTCCATTCGCCACGACACTACGTACAGCTACGCAAGCGATGTCTGCAACAGCATCCAGTTCCTGCGCCTGACACCCCGCAGCAGCGAGCGCCAGCGCATCAATGAATGGCAACTGGACCTGCCCTGCAAGGTCAACGGCCAGATCGACCCGTATGGCAACATCCTGCATGTACTGACCCTGGACAAACCCCACGGTCACCTGGCGCTGACCGCCAGCGGCCAGGTGGAGATCGACCCGGAGCGCGAGCAGGAGGCCGGCGAACATTCTCCCCTGCCATTCCTGCGCGGCAGCCACCTGACCCAGGCCGATGACGCACTCAAGGCCTTCGCCAAGCGACACTGTGGCGAACACCGCGACCGGGCGGCGCTGGTCGGGCTGATGCAAGCCCTGGCCGAGCACATGCCATACAGTCCCGGGGCCACGTCGGTGGGCACCACCGCCATCGAAGCCTTCGGCGGCGCTGCCGGGGTCTGCCAGGACCACACCCATGCATTCCTCGCCTGCGCACGTAGCCTGGGTATTCCGGCACGCTACGTCTCCGGTTACCTGTGCACCGAAGACGAGCAGCACCTGGCCAGCCATGCCTGGGCCGAAGCCTGGGTCGATGACGCCTGGTACAGCTTCGACATCACCAATCGCCTTACCCGGCCAGAGCGTCACCTGAAGCTGGCAGTGGGCCTGGACTACCTCGATGCCTGCCCGGTCAGGGGCGTGCGCCGCGGAGGTGGCGCCGAATCGATGCAGGCCAGCGTGCATGTGCATCGCCAGTGA
- a CDS encoding TrkH family potassium uptake protein has product MSLAAIRLIGFILGIFLITLAVSMAIPMITLVVYERSDDLSAFLGSSLITFICGLLLIVRGRPDTGQLRPRDMYLLTTGSWVVVCTFAALPMVFISDISYTDAFFETMSGITTTGSTVLTGLDSSSPGLLIWRSMLHWLGGIGFIGMAVAILPLLRVGGMRLFQTESSDWSEKVTPRSHVAAKYILLLYVGLTSIGALSLWLAGMTPFEAVNHAMSLISTGGFSTSDASLGHWTQPAIHWLAVVIMILGSLPFTLYVAALRGNWRALIKDHQVRGFIAFLLVTSLAVGTWLYVHSDYAWWDAFRIVAVNVTSVVTTTGIAVGDYTLWGSFAVLLFFYLTFVGGCSGSTAGGLKIFRFQVAAALLVSSLKQLIHPRAVIQKKYNGHPIDEEIVRSLLTFSFFFTITIAAIALGLALIGLDWTTALSGAATAVCNVGPGLGTVIGPAGNFSSLPDAAKWLLTVGMLLGRLEILTVLVLVTPVFWRY; this is encoded by the coding sequence ATGTCCCTCGCAGCAATTCGGCTTATCGGCTTCATTTTAGGTATCTTTTTGATCACGCTGGCCGTAAGCATGGCCATTCCCATGATCACACTGGTGGTCTATGAGCGTAGCGACGATCTCTCGGCTTTCCTCGGGTCGAGTTTGATTACCTTTATCTGTGGTCTTCTCTTGATCGTGCGGGGGCGCCCGGACACTGGCCAACTTCGACCGCGGGACATGTACCTGCTGACTACAGGAAGCTGGGTAGTGGTGTGCACCTTCGCAGCGTTGCCGATGGTGTTCATCAGCGATATTAGTTACACCGACGCATTCTTTGAAACAATGTCTGGCATCACAACTACTGGTTCGACTGTACTCACCGGTCTGGATAGCTCATCTCCGGGATTGCTGATCTGGCGCTCAATGCTGCATTGGTTGGGCGGCATCGGATTTATCGGCATGGCTGTGGCGATCCTTCCACTGTTGCGAGTCGGTGGCATGCGTCTGTTCCAGACAGAGTCCTCGGATTGGTCGGAGAAAGTCACACCGCGCTCCCATGTGGCAGCCAAGTACATTCTTTTGCTCTATGTGGGGCTGACGAGCATTGGAGCTCTGTCGCTCTGGCTCGCTGGAATGACGCCATTTGAAGCGGTCAATCACGCAATGTCGTTGATCTCTACCGGGGGGTTCTCGACTTCGGACGCGTCCCTTGGGCATTGGACGCAACCCGCGATTCACTGGTTGGCAGTGGTCATCATGATTCTGGGCAGCCTGCCATTCACCTTGTACGTCGCGGCATTGCGAGGCAACTGGCGTGCGCTGATCAAGGATCATCAGGTACGCGGCTTTATTGCATTCTTGCTCGTCACATCGCTGGCCGTGGGCACCTGGCTGTATGTTCACAGCGATTACGCATGGTGGGATGCGTTTCGTATCGTGGCAGTTAATGTGACCTCGGTCGTCACGACCACCGGAATTGCAGTTGGCGACTACACCTTGTGGGGCAGCTTCGCTGTCTTGCTGTTTTTCTATTTGACCTTCGTCGGTGGCTGTTCTGGTTCAACGGCAGGCGGTCTTAAAATCTTCCGTTTTCAGGTGGCTGCTGCTCTACTGGTCAGCAGCTTGAAGCAGTTGATCCATCCTCGAGCCGTGATTCAGAAAAAGTACAACGGCCATCCCATCGACGAAGAGATCGTCCGCTCGCTTTTGACCTTCTCTTTTTTCTTCACCATCACGATTGCCGCCATTGCATTGGGCCTGGCTCTCATTGGGCTTGATTGGACCACCGCGTTGAGTGGTGCTGCTACGGCAGTGTGTAACGTTGGGCCGGGACTTGGCACAGTCATTGGGCCGGCAGGTAACTTCTCATCTCTACCGGATGCCGCCAAGTGGCTACTCACCGTTGGAATGCTTCTAGGCAGGTTGGAAATCCTGACTGTTTTGGTACTCGTAACGCCGGTTTTCTGGAGGTATTGA
- a CDS encoding proteasome-type protease, with protein sequence MTYCVAMHLADGLVFISDSRTNAGIDQIASFAKLFVFGVPGERLIVLQTAGNLATSQSVVNLLQQRTRGPGPHLLNVATLYDATVLVADTLREVVGRDRSKLSAGIDLSSSFIVGGQIAGGAMGIYNVYAQGNFFQATPDTPFLQLGESKYGRPILDRNLGYQMPLDEALRCGLISFDSTIRSNLSVGMPLDLLVYHKDSLETPKRQRIASDDAYYEQIRRQWSDGLKRLLAELPPPPY encoded by the coding sequence ATGACCTATTGTGTCGCCATGCACCTGGCGGACGGGCTTGTCTTCATCAGCGACTCACGCACCAATGCGGGCATCGACCAGATCGCCAGCTTTGCCAAGTTGTTCGTGTTCGGCGTGCCGGGGGAACGCCTGATCGTGCTGCAGACCGCTGGCAACCTGGCGACCTCGCAGTCGGTGGTGAACCTGCTGCAGCAACGCACCCGGGGCCCCGGCCCCCACCTGCTGAACGTTGCCACGCTCTACGATGCGACGGTACTGGTTGCCGACACCCTGCGCGAAGTGGTCGGCCGTGATCGCAGCAAGCTGTCGGCCGGAATCGACCTGAGCAGTTCGTTCATCGTCGGCGGCCAGATTGCCGGCGGCGCCATGGGCATCTACAACGTCTATGCGCAGGGCAATTTCTTCCAGGCCACGCCGGACACCCCGTTCCTGCAACTGGGCGAAAGCAAGTATGGGCGGCCGATTCTGGACCGTAACCTCGGCTACCAGATGCCTCTCGATGAAGCGTTGCGCTGTGGCCTGATCTCGTTCGACTCGACCATTCGCAGCAACCTGTCGGTGGGTATGCCGTTGGACCTGTTGGTATATCACAAGGACAGCCTGGAAACACCGAAACGCCAGCGTATCGCCAGCGACGATGCCTATTACGAGCAGATACGCAGGCAGTGGAGCGACGGGCTCAAAAGACTGTTGGCCGAACTGCCACCGCCGCCGTACTGA
- a CDS encoding CaiB/BaiF CoA transferase family protein, with translation MSQALPLAGIRVIDYSHFLAGPYVGRCLAALGAEVIKVERPGSGDAGRQHAFTLDEQQSGYFLQLNMGKQGVSVNMKDPRGKAFMQRLTDSADVFIENYRPGALDKLGLGYAELSARNPRLVYCSISAYGHTGPDAHRAGFGLIAEAKSGIMQMVGVPGEAPPLLRISLGDMYTGIHAVAAINAALLGRVSSGRGQHIDMALYDTLVSMHEYAVQCYTLSDGTVLPEQTGHDMPTSTLYGVFRAADGDLVIAAQVDDAWKRFAAMLEANGGPPGFGSDSRYHSLNGRNAHRQAILAVVRDWVGARRVADILQLLDGIDIPSAKVQRIDEVVADPQIQARNMVIEQQHPRYGTLRLPNLPFRFSDCDTTIHQVAPDLGQHNAEVAAGLGFSPEEITAMQADGVLFTHGDAR, from the coding sequence ATGAGCCAGGCATTGCCATTGGCGGGTATCCGCGTCATCGATTACAGCCACTTCCTGGCCGGGCCCTATGTGGGCCGCTGCCTGGCAGCACTGGGCGCCGAGGTGATCAAGGTCGAACGGCCGGGCAGCGGCGATGCCGGCCGCCAGCATGCATTCACCCTGGATGAGCAGCAGAGCGGTTACTTCCTGCAGCTGAACATGGGCAAGCAGGGCGTCAGCGTGAACATGAAGGACCCGCGTGGCAAAGCGTTCATGCAACGCCTGACCGACTCGGCCGATGTGTTCATCGAAAACTATCGCCCCGGCGCCCTGGACAAACTGGGCCTGGGCTATGCCGAGCTGTCGGCGCGCAACCCGCGACTGGTGTACTGCTCCATCTCCGCGTACGGCCACACCGGGCCGGATGCCCACCGCGCCGGTTTCGGGCTGATTGCCGAGGCCAAGAGCGGGATCATGCAGATGGTCGGCGTGCCGGGCGAAGCGCCGCCGTTGCTGCGCATTTCCCTGGGCGACATGTACACCGGCATCCATGCCGTGGCGGCGATCAATGCGGCGCTACTGGGCCGGGTGAGCAGTGGTCGTGGCCAGCACATCGACATGGCCCTGTACGACACGCTGGTGTCGATGCATGAATACGCGGTGCAGTGCTACACCTTGTCCGACGGCACCGTCCTGCCTGAGCAGACCGGCCATGACATGCCGACCTCCACCCTGTACGGCGTGTTTCGCGCCGCCGATGGCGACCTGGTGATCGCCGCCCAGGTCGACGACGCCTGGAAGCGCTTTGCCGCGATGCTCGAGGCCAACGGTGGCCCGCCCGGGTTCGGCAGCGACAGCCGCTACCACAGCCTCAATGGCCGCAACGCCCATCGCCAGGCGATCCTGGCCGTGGTGCGTGACTGGGTCGGCGCACGGCGGGTAGCCGATATCCTGCAATTGCTCGATGGCATCGACATTCCCAGCGCCAAGGTGCAGCGCATCGACGAGGTCGTGGCTGACCCGCAGATCCAGGCGCGCAACATGGTCATCGAGCAGCAGCACCCGCGCTACGGTACCTTGCGCCTGCCCAACCTGCCGTTCCGCTTTTCCGACTGCGACACCACGATCCACCAGGTGGCCCCGGACCTCGGCCAGCACAATGCCGAAGTAGCCGCCGGGCTTGGCTTCAGCCCTGAAGAAATCACCGCCATGCAAGCTGACGGTGTGCTGTTCACCCACGGAGATGCCCGATGA
- a CDS encoding MaoC family dehydratase gives MSVVEKYWDDAREGDECISPTYTVTRERILAYADLTGDHTPVHVDEAYANASHFGCLVAHGLFGLSIADGLKTQCEYRFVPGMSLGWTWDFVLPIKVNDVLHVRMRVGAMRPSNSRPGWGIVVLPSELINQHGEVVQRGEHRLMVPRRVQA, from the coding sequence ATGAGCGTGGTGGAAAAATACTGGGACGATGCCCGCGAAGGCGATGAATGCATCAGCCCCACCTACACCGTGACCCGCGAACGCATTCTGGCCTATGCCGACCTCACCGGTGACCACACCCCGGTGCATGTCGACGAGGCGTACGCCAACGCGAGTCACTTCGGCTGCCTGGTTGCCCATGGCCTGTTCGGGCTGTCGATCGCCGACGGCCTGAAGACCCAGTGCGAATACCGCTTTGTGCCGGGCATGTCGCTGGGCTGGACCTGGGACTTCGTGCTGCCGATCAAGGTCAACGATGTGCTGCACGTGCGCATGCGCGTGGGGGCGATGCGCCCGAGCAACAGCCGACCGGGCTGGGGCATCGTGGTCTTGCCGTCGGAACTGATCAACCAGCACGGCGAAGTCGTGCAGCGTGGCGAGCACCGGCTGATGGTGCCCAGGAGAGTGCAGGCATGA
- a CDS encoding chromate resistance protein ChrB domain-containing protein, protein MMDWLLLILGLPTANATERMRAWRALKASGAAVLRDGVYLLPEQRSGREVFEAVERDVLAINGTAFLLSLPEREERFSKLFDRSDEYARLMAEIAGCRAELAPDNALQTARQVRKLRKAFGQLAAIDFFPGVPRAQADSALQELEAAISRALSCDEPSAHDQVITRLERIDYQGRCWATRRRPWVDRLACAWLIRRFIDADARFIWLGSPDDCPSDALGFDFDGATFSHVGERVSFETLIESFAIQQPGLSRLAAVVHYLDVGGSQPSEAPGIERVLAGLRESIGDDDQLTTVAGGIFDGLLTAFASEENPNG, encoded by the coding sequence ATAATGGATTGGTTGCTACTGATTCTCGGATTGCCGACGGCCAATGCCACAGAGCGAATGCGTGCCTGGAGAGCCCTGAAGGCCTCTGGAGCCGCAGTGTTGAGGGATGGTGTTTACCTGCTGCCCGAGCAACGCTCGGGTCGGGAGGTTTTCGAAGCCGTCGAGCGAGACGTACTGGCCATCAACGGCACGGCATTTCTCCTGTCGCTGCCGGAGCGTGAAGAGCGCTTCAGCAAGCTGTTCGACAGGAGCGATGAGTACGCCAGACTGATGGCAGAAATCGCAGGCTGCAGGGCTGAACTGGCGCCGGACAATGCGCTGCAGACAGCACGGCAGGTGCGCAAGCTCAGGAAGGCCTTCGGCCAGTTGGCAGCGATCGATTTTTTCCCGGGCGTGCCCAGGGCACAAGCCGACTCGGCGCTGCAGGAGCTTGAAGCCGCGATTAGCCGCGCACTGTCTTGCGATGAGCCGAGTGCGCACGATCAGGTTATCACCCGACTGGAACGTATCGACTACCAGGGCCGCTGCTGGGCAACCCGTAGGCGTCCCTGGGTGGATCGGCTGGCATGTGCCTGGTTGATACGTCGCTTCATCGATGCTGACGCCCGATTCATCTGGTTGGGCAGCCCTGACGACTGCCCGAGCGATGCGCTCGGTTTCGACTTCGACGGTGCAACGTTCAGCCATGTCGGAGAGCGTGTGTCCTTCGAAACCCTCATCGAAAGTTTTGCCATTCAGCAGCCAGGCCTGTCTCGGTTGGCCGCCGTCGTGCATTACCTGGATGTTGGTGGAAGCCAGCCCTCAGAGGCGCCTGGCATCGAGCGCGTCCTCGCGGGCTTGAGAGAAAGCATTGGCGACGATGATCAACTGACAACGGTCGCCGGGGGCATCTTCGACGGCCTGCTGACGGCTTTCGCAAGTGAGGAAAACCCAAATGGTTGA
- a CDS encoding alpha-E domain-containing protein, whose translation MLSRTASDLYWMSRYLERAENLARMLEVSYSLSLMPQAGRSDGHAELAMSLLASGTLDDYRRRHTELDTERMLHFFALDATNPSSIYCCLQAARTNAHAVRGRITADMWENINATWIEMRNIASNGLGRYGISQFCDWVKERSHLFRGATSGTIMRNDAYSFIRLGTFLERADNTLRLLDARYEMFGEASEEVSDDSARGYYQWSALLRALTSYEAFNELYRAAPSARPVSELLLLRVDVPRSLHACIEELDQILACLPGSTGRAAQRMAAELNARLRYTAIDEILEAGLHPWLSDFIGRINQLGQAVHHSYLEVV comes from the coding sequence ATGCTTTCGAGAACTGCTTCCGACCTGTACTGGATGTCGCGCTACCTGGAGCGTGCGGAGAACCTTGCGCGCATGCTCGAGGTCAGCTATTCGCTATCACTGATGCCCCAGGCCGGGCGCAGTGACGGCCATGCCGAGCTGGCCATGTCGCTGCTGGCATCCGGAACGCTGGACGACTACCGCCGCCGGCACACCGAACTCGACACCGAGCGCATGCTGCACTTCTTCGCCCTCGACGCGACCAACCCCAGCAGCATCTATTGCTGCCTGCAGGCGGCCAGGACCAATGCCCACGCAGTGCGTGGCCGCATCACCGCCGACATGTGGGAGAACATCAACGCTACCTGGATCGAGATGCGCAACATTGCCAGCAATGGCCTTGGCCGTTACGGCATCAGCCAGTTCTGCGACTGGGTCAAGGAACGCTCGCATCTGTTCCGCGGTGCAACCTCAGGCACCATCATGCGCAACGACGCATACAGTTTCATCCGCCTGGGGACCTTCCTGGAGCGAGCCGACAACACCCTGCGCCTGCTCGATGCACGCTATGAAATGTTCGGCGAGGCCTCTGAAGAGGTCAGCGATGACTCTGCCCGCGGCTACTACCAATGGAGCGCCTTGCTGCGCGCGCTAACCTCCTACGAAGCCTTCAACGAACTCTATCGCGCCGCGCCCAGTGCACGGCCGGTATCGGAGCTGCTATTGCTGCGGGTCGACGTGCCCCGCTCGCTGCATGCCTGTATCGAGGAACTGGACCAGATCCTTGCCTGCCTGCCGGGCAGCACCGGGCGCGCCGCCCAGCGCATGGCCGCCGAACTCAACGCTCGTCTGCGCTACACCGCGATCGACGAAATCCTCGAAGCGGGGTTGCACCCGTGGCTGAGCGACTTCATCGGACGCATCAACCAACTGGGCCAGGCGGTCCATCACTCCTATCTGGAGGTCGTATGA